In Sphaerodactylus townsendi isolate TG3544 unplaced genomic scaffold, MPM_Stown_v2.3 scaffold_936, whole genome shotgun sequence, the genomic stretch AGAGCAAGGAGGAAATCCCGATTCCTCTGCAGCTCCTTCATGAACTCTTCGTTCTGCAGGAAAAGGGCGATCCGCTCGTCTTCCAGGTACTGTTTCCACTTCCTCTCCTGGTCTAACGAGCCTTGAAGTTCGTGGCTTTCCTGGCTGGGGACAGTCTGGTGGCAGCTTTGGGAACTCTGGACAAAGGATTCTGGCATCAAGAACAAGCCGCTGGCTAGGCAATCAAACCAGAACACCTGGGCTGACCCATGCATGCTCAACCGCCTCCTCCATCAACATCGCCATTTTATGCATTCAAGTTTTACAGCATGCACCATTTATATTTTCAGagctccccttttttaaaaaaattgaagcatattgccccccctccccaattactccggtcctataccaactgcactggctgccgattgagtaccgggtcatgtttaaagttttggtattgacctttaaagccattcgcggccttggccctgcttatctaagggaccgtctctccctataccgcccttctaggcccctccgctcgtcggaggcggacctactggtgatccctggccccaaggcgatccagctggcctctacaagggccagggcctttacggctctggcccctacctggcagaacaggctcccaggtgagatcagggccctgcaggacttacaaagtttccgcagggcctgtaaaacggacctgttccgccaggcgtttggccagccaggatgatgtcaaccccgccataagaacatccggcctcccgtgggttcataaaggggaacagaagagctgaagccatctatagtttaatattttatgtattttagataaattatatatatgatgttttaaactttttattgttgatggaaaccgccctgagccttcggggagggcggtatataaatatgacagacagacagacagacagacagacagacagacagacagacagacagacagacagacagacagacgcaaTATGTGAAgtatcgtatatactcgtgtataagtcgacccgcatataagtcgaggcacctaattttaccacaaaaaactgggaaaacttattgactcgcgtataagtcgagggtgggaaatgcagcatcaattgaggcatcagtaggataaatgtttttgaatatttatttcaaagaaaaacagtaaactggctc encodes the following:
- the CUEDC1 gene encoding CUE domain-containing protein 1, whose translation is MDKVQSSQSCHQTVPSQESHELQGSLDQERKWKQYLEDERIALFLQNEEFMKELQRNRDFLLALERDRLKYESKKSKMSSVVLSNDSSFPSAVAGNATWAYFSVASTVEES